The Thermus brockianus genome window below encodes:
- a CDS encoding ABC transporter ATP-binding protein, with translation MAGVEVHYRIRRPIALEVRFRIQGFTLLLGESGVGKTTLLKALAGLLPAEGTPYGGLPPEKRPIGYLPQDLALFPHMTAWENVAFPLRGKDAKDKAMALLERVGLWAHAHKRPSALSGGQKQRVALARALARNPELLLLDEPTSALDPLTKDQVVAELIALIRREGLPALAVSHDPALAGMADWLVVLGRKGVLQEGPPERVMAAPGRVEVARLLGYQNLFPVRVGEGGVEVNGVFLRLPLPPWAKPGGSAWLGVRAEEVMVVREDRPPPLENVLEGVLEGLHPQGLAYRGRFLGPIPLVLLLPRHVQERLRLQPGERIRVALKPRYLHLMPGEAEEAREV, from the coding sequence CCTGGAGGTCCGCTTCCGGATCCAGGGCTTCACCCTGCTCCTTGGGGAAAGCGGCGTGGGCAAGACCACCCTCCTCAAGGCCCTGGCGGGCCTCCTCCCCGCCGAAGGCACCCCCTACGGGGGCCTTCCCCCGGAGAAGCGGCCCATCGGCTATCTGCCCCAGGACCTGGCCCTTTTCCCCCACATGACGGCCTGGGAAAACGTGGCCTTTCCCCTCAGGGGGAAAGACGCCAAGGACAAGGCCATGGCCCTCCTGGAGCGGGTGGGGCTTTGGGCGCACGCCCACAAGCGCCCTAGCGCCCTCTCGGGCGGGCAGAAACAGCGGGTGGCCCTGGCCCGGGCCCTGGCGCGCAACCCCGAGCTCCTCCTCCTGGACGAGCCCACGAGCGCCCTGGACCCCCTGACCAAGGACCAGGTGGTGGCGGAACTCATCGCCCTCATCCGCCGCGAGGGCCTCCCCGCCCTGGCGGTGAGCCACGACCCCGCCTTGGCGGGGATGGCGGACTGGCTGGTGGTGCTGGGGCGGAAAGGGGTGCTCCAGGAAGGCCCCCCGGAAAGGGTCATGGCCGCCCCCGGGAGGGTGGAGGTGGCCCGGCTGCTCGGGTACCAAAACCTCTTCCCGGTCCGGGTGGGGGAAGGAGGGGTGGAGGTGAACGGGGTCTTCCTCCGGCTTCCCCTTCCCCCCTGGGCCAAACCCGGAGGGAGCGCTTGGCTTGGGGTGCGGGCGGAGGAGGTGATGGTGGTGCGGGAAGACCGCCCGCCCCCCCTGGAGAACGTCCTGGAAGGCGTGCTAGAAGGCCTCCATCCCCAGGGCCTGGCCTACCGGGGACGCTTTCTCGGGCCCATACCCCTGGTACTCCTCCTCCCTCGGCACGTGCAGGAAAGGCTCCGCCTCCAGCCCGGCGAGCGGATCCGGGTGGCCCTGAAGCCCCGCTACCTGCACCTGATGCCGGGCGAGGCGGAGGAGGCCCGGGAGGTCTAG